One Vicia villosa cultivar HV-30 ecotype Madison, WI unplaced genomic scaffold, Vvil1.0 ctg.003983F_1_1, whole genome shotgun sequence genomic window carries:
- the LOC131641708 gene encoding uncharacterized protein LOC131641708: MLDYSPGSNLRNLVNDEFQHTRYTQFREWFFKTFSAPMLASFKEEYYTQISINQDFIPFVKWFISYYITKQKEELVFMKKDELLVLQKPWESIQGEKMESPFPPEQTISLGSHTEATPYLTLQLQRVEQNQITLKEINSIIRSNNYTNAYLVCLGEQFISLEKELLSIKDLLNKQIARQKIIIDLINKPNTPEQASTSTILDVPIIQPPIPIEGFKMETNGNEFVRILEKKLKDIHLTVMTNQDSSNEEDINDLANMFADLDINNQDTNEINPVYSSKPLEKYYYKRPSPQDVLFEEPEPYQNSYSGKAIYEWNIDGLNDKQIVDTIHRIIMHSTVCKQHGNSDSEIASFISTGFVGQLRGWWDNFITESQKKDILNHKKLVKSENPGTGASSIATTGEEDAVYTLCLSILQHFVGNNVPIGEKLQTLLQNLRCPSLTHFRWYKDTFLSRVYQLKTPNSIHWKAKFIDGLPHFFSEKVRNSLRSKNDGININYHDLTYGQIISTCVNEGLTLCNDIKLRNQLKKQKLSEKHQMGEFCDQFAFDLGKSSESKKRKGKTFRNKSHQKKDSYKNSYKKNKRRSHFNKSRPKDKPLNHKGKRKAKMLDVSCHKCGKAGHYANQCWTKRALNEIEDEQLRFQLEKVCLIKSESETNSSNEDINMIYESSSDYSSDDSDNNNCQCNQIDYWKSIVDMNGLNVLTTEQDEAIKAIESISENKLKRKMLEVLIQENSKKESPIIIEAPY; the protein is encoded by the coding sequence ATGTTAGATTATTCTCCAGGTAGTAATCTAAGAAACCTTGTCAATGACGAGTTTCAGCATACTAGATACACCCAATTTAGAGAatggttttttaaaactttttcggcTCCTATGTTAGCAAGTTTTAAAGAAGAGTACTATACTCAAATCTCTATAAACCAAGATTTCATTCCCTTTGTCAAATGGTTTATTAGTTACTATATAACCAAACAAAAAGAAGAAttggtttttatgaaaaaagacgAACTTTTAGTTCTTCAAAAACCTTGGGAAAGTATCCAAGGAGAAAAAATGGAATCTCCTTTTCCCCCAGAACAAACAATAAGTTTGGGTTCTCATACTGAAGCTACACCTTATCTTACCCTTCAATTACAAAGGGTTGAACAAAATCAGATTACTCTAAAAGAGATAAATTCCATAATTAGATCCAACAATTATACTAATGCCTACCTTGTTTGTCTTGGAGAACAATTTATTTCTCTAGAAAAAGAGCTTTTATCTATTAAAGAccttttaaataaacaaatagcacgtcaaaaaattattattgaccttaTTAATAAACCTAATACTCCAGAACAAGCTTCTACATCTACAATATTAGATGTCCCTATAATTCAACCTCCTATTCCAATAGAAGGATTTAAAATGGAAACAAATGGTAATGAGTTTGTTCGCATTCTTGAGAAAAAGCTTAAAGATATACATTTAACGGTTATGACTAACCAAgactcttccaatgaagaagacaTCAATGATTTAGCAAATATGTTTGCAGATTtagacattaataatcaagatactaATGAGATAAACCCTGTTTATAGCTCTAAACCCTTAGAAAAATACTATTATAAACGTCCCTCTCCTCAAGACGTACTTTTTGAGGAACCTGAACCCTACCAGAATTCATATTCTGGAAAAGCCATTTATGAATGGAATATTGATGGTTTAAATGACAAGCAAATAGTTGATACAATACATAGAATAATTATGCATTCAACTGTTTGTAAACAGCACGGAAATTCTGACAGCGAAATTGCCTCTTTCATATCAACTGGATTTGTTGGTCAATTAAGAGGCTGGTGGGATAATTTTATTACTGAAAGTCAGAAAAAAGATATTCTTAACCATAAGAAATTAGTTAAGTCTGAAAATCCTGGAACCGGAGCAAGTAGTATTGCCACCACAGGTGAAGAAGATGCGGTTTATACACTGTGTCTCTCTATCCTTCAACATTTTGTTGGAAACAATGTCCCTATTGGAGAGAAACTTCAAACTTTACTTCAAAATCTAAGATGTCCTTCTCTTACACATTTTAGATGGTATAAAGATACCTTTTTGTCTAGGGTTTACCAATTAAAAACTCCTAATTCCATTCACTGgaaagccaaatttattgatgGATTACCCCATTTCTTCTCTGAAAAGGTGAGAAATTCTTTAAGAAGTAAAAATGATGGGATAAATATTAATTACCATGATCTTACTTATGGTCAAATTATTAGCACTTGTGTTAATGAAGGATTAACCTTATGTAATGATATTAAGCTTAGAAATCAGCTTAAGAAACAAAAACTTTCtgaaaaacaccaaatgggtGAATTTTGTGATCAATTTGCCTTTGATCTTGGAAAATCTTCAGAAagtaagaaaaggaaaggaaaaacaTTCAGAAATAAATCTCATCAAAAGAAGGATAGTTacaaaaattcttataaaaagAATAAGAGAAGGAGTCACTTTAATAAAAGTAGACCAAAAGATAAGCCTCTTAATcataaaggcaaaagaaaagctaaGATGCTTGATGTATCTTGCCACAAATGTGGTAAAGCTGGTCATTATGCAAACCAATGTTGGACGAAAAGGGCTCTCAATGAAATTGAGGATGAGCAATTACGTTTTCAACTTGAGAAAGTTTGCTTAATTAAGTCTGAATCagagactaattcttctaatgaagatattaacatgatttatgaatcatcatcagattattCCTCTGATGATTCTGACAATAATAACTgtcaatgtaatcaaattgattATTGGAAGTCTATTGTTGACATGAATGGTCTTAATGTTCTTACTACAGAACAAGATGAAGCCATAAAAGCTATTGAATCTATCTCTGAAAATAAGCTTAAAAGAAAAATGCTTGAAGTTTTGATtcaagaaaattctaaaaaagaaTCTCCTATCATTATTGAAGCCCCTTATTAA
- the LOC131641709 gene encoding uncharacterized protein LOC131641709, which translates to MAARPTNAERLDDLSEKVDLILAQLATLHTQPPTPPPLPPPPPRPHIKLEVPYFNGTDAMGWIFKINQFFDYHRTPEEERLTVASFYMKGPALSCYQWMYRNNLITTWFDLLQALETRFAPSYYDDPSQALFKLTQRGSLNQYLTDFERHANRIIGLPQPFLLSCFISGLSPEIRREVQALQPASLSQATALAKIQEDKIDERRRGFKKPAPPTSPTITNTHTPQSQNNTPRLQFRKLSPEEMSSRREKGLCYNCEETFIPGHKCKGRFFLLVSDDPDPDPNSQEPPPIFQPETDTAIESDHLDGQISFHALSGSAATDTIRIIRQIANHPVTVLIDGGSTHNFIQSRMAQFLNLKSTPVTTLKVMMGNGHLLECQSLCSDVALTLQSHPFTVDFYSLPLSGADIVLGAPWLKSLGPVLMDYSSLTLSFTYHNQPITLKADAPKGPTPISAQQLKRCVQTHSASELFHIQMIQSNPLTVPSEIPPIQNIILKYASIFNPNPELPPPRNSDHRIPLLPSSSPVSVRPYRYPFSQKNEIEQQVKEMLQQELIRPSRSPFSSPVLLVKKKDGTWRFCVDYRALNAITVRDRFPMPTIDELLDKLGGASWFSKLDLRQGFHQI; encoded by the coding sequence ATGGCAGCTCGTCCCACAAACGCCGAACGACTTGACGATCTTTCTGAAAAAGTAGATCTCATTCTCGCTCAACTCGCCACCCTCCACACACAACCACCCACACCACCACCcttaccaccaccaccaccacgccCTCATATCAAACTTGAAGTTCCCTATTTCAATGGCACCGACGCCATGGGATGGATCTTCAAAATAAATCAGTTCTTCGACTACCACCGTACACCGGAGGAGGAACGACTTACTGTCGCTTCGTTCTACATGAAAGGTCCAGCTCTGAGCTGTTATCAGTGGATGTACCGTAACAACCTCATCACCACATGGTTCGATCTTTTGCAGGCCCTCGAAACACGTTTTGCACCCAGCTATTATGATGACCCCAGCCAAGCCCTCTTTAAACTCACTCAACGCGGCTCCCTCAACCAATATCTCACCGATTTTGAACGTCATGCCAACCGTATCATTGGCTTGCCTCAACCTTTCCTCCTCAGCTGCTTTATCTCCGGCTTGTCACCAGAAATACGCCGCGAAGTTCAAGCACTCCAACCTGCATCACTGTCCCAAGCAACTGCCCTGGCCAAGATCCAAGAAGACAAAATCGACGAACGCCGTCGCGGATTCAAAAAGCCTGCGCCTCCTACATCCCCAACAATTACCAACACCCACACACCACAATCCCAAAACAACACCCCCCGCCTTCAATTCCGTAAGCTTTCACCGGAGGAAATGTCTTCACGCAGAGAAAAAGGCCTCTGCTATAACTGTGAAGAAACCTTTATCCCTGGCCATAAATGTAAAGGCCGTTTCTTTCTTCTTGTCTCCGATGACCCAGATCCGGACCCAAACTCTCAAGAACCCCCACCCATTTTCCAACCTGAGACAGACACCGCTATTGAATCCGATCATTTAGACGGACAAATCAGCTTCCATGCCCTCTCCGGTTCAGCCGCAACCGACACCATACGCATCATCAGACAAATTGCCAACCATCCTGTTACAGTGCTTATAGATGGAGGTAGCACACATAATTTCATCCAGAGTCGCATGGCACAATTTTTAAATCTAAAATCCACTCCGGTGACCACTCTTAAAGTCATGATGGGCAACGGTCACCTACTAGAATGTCAGAGCCTATGCAGTGACGTGGCCTTGACCCTACAATCACACCCATTTACCGTAGATTTTTACTCTTTACCACTTAGTGGAGCAGATATAGTACTTGGAGCCCCATGGCTTAAATCCCTAGGCCCAGTACTAATGGACTATTCTTCCCTCACCCTCTCTTTTACTTACCACAACCAACCCATTACCCTCAAAGCTGACGCCCCAAAAGGCCCAACACCCATTTCAGCCCAACAACTTAAAAGGTGCGTCCAAACCCACTCTGCCTCTGAACTTTTCCATATCCAAATGATTCAATCAAATCCCCTAACGGTTCCATCAGAAATTCCACCCATTCAGAACATTATTCTCAAATACGCCTCCATCTTCAACCCTAATCCAGAACTCCCTCCTCCACGAAACTCAGACCATCGTATACCACTCCTTCCCTCATCTTCCCCAGTTTCAGTCAGACCATACAGATACCCTTTCTCACAAAAGAATGAAATTGAACAACAAGTCAAAGAGATGCTCCAACAAGAACTTATACGTCCTAGTCGAAGCCCTTTTTCTTCACCAGTTTTACTTGTTAAAAAAAAGGACGGAACATGGAGATTCTGCGTCGACTATAGAGCACTTAACGCAATCACTGTCCGAGATCGTTTTCCCATGCCCACCATCGATGAATTGCTGGACAAACTTGGTGGTGCCTCTTGGTTCTCCAAACTCGATCTACGCCAAGGATTTCACCAAATCTGA
- the LOC131641701 gene encoding protein LPA2-like, with protein sequence MALQTQFSTYFTTKTHHSFSPILIIRSEKPSEPSDSVPKNSGVGFGSSKVNTKRKQKGKRERASIIRRNPVEKPALVKEQEPVQQEEEQGAYENAFILAWLGFGSVILVEGLALAASGIFPEEWDKIFVKYLYPSFTPTVFLFVAGAIAFGVVKYKQNEKLTERK encoded by the exons atggcGCTTCAAACACAATTCTCAACTTACTTCACCACCAAAACACATCACTCGTTCTCTCCAATCCTCATAATCAGATCTGAAAAGCCATCTGAACCGTCCGATTCAGTTCCCAAAAACTCCGGGGTGGGTTTTGGCTCGTCTAAAGTGAACACTAAAAGGAAGCAGAAGGGAAAAAGAGAAAGAGCTTCGATAATTCGTCGTAATCCAGTTGAAAAACCAGCGTTGGTGAAGGAACAAGAACCGGTTCAACAGGAAGAGGAACAGGGGGCTTATGAGAATGCTTTTATTCTTGCATGGCTTGGGTTTGGTTCTGTTATTCTTGTTGAGGGTCTTGCTCTTGCAGCTTCAG GcatctttcctgaagagtggGACAAGATCTTTGTCAAGTATCTTTATCCATCCTTCACTCCTACAGTTTTCTTGTTTGTTGCTGGAGCAATAGCATTTGGAGTGGTTAAATATAAGCAGAATGAGAAACTCACGGAGCGGAAATAG